AATCCGCGACGTGAATGATGATCTTTTTTGTGAACACGTAAATGTTCGTTCAACGTCGTGATTTCTGCAGTTAGTACAGCAATCTGTACTTCTGGAGAACCAGTGTCGTTGTCATGAATTTTGTATTCATTAATGATTTCATTTTTACGCTCTTGTGAAATAGCCATTTGGCTCACCTCCTATTTACATTTAAAATCCCCAATTCCCTAGCAAACGTCGGAGTTACGATTTGCCAAGCAATGGTTCAACGTTTTCTATCTTACACTTAGTTAGCAAAAAATGCAAGTATAATGTGAACCTTTCATCAGTTGGGGCTTTCATTCATCCCCCACTGATGGCTAGTACCGTAATGGTATGACCTCAAGACATCTGAACTAAATC
This genomic interval from Virgibacillus pantothenticus contains the following:
- the rpsO gene encoding 30S ribosomal protein S15 — protein: MAISQERKNEIINEYKIHDNDTGSPEVQIAVLTAEITTLNEHLRVHKKDHHSRRGLLKMVGKRRNLLNYLRNKDVTRYRELIQKLGLRR